Proteins encoded in a region of the Roseateles sp. SL47 genome:
- a CDS encoding DUF4150 domain-containing protein yields the protein MAVSININGLTLCHKGSGGVTLNTLPDVCKTPDKGLPLPYRNEAYSRDLVKGTTSVFADGHMSIAKYGSQFHKSVYDEAGSMGGVASGTHKAEAEWITHSFDVFFEGKAACRLTDKMFMNHRNTVNMAGLKQRDLPQSDQDFYDELCRMACQCLSQKGSMTQGQTFQDCVRKKIDEAHYNGRYPKPDAKMWREVPYDRGSGWDMIGSKSNPGLPTSNFIRPDSRRLDVVQLGQDGKPTKIIDMKFGDDPLSRDAGRDYRDIADRHTGSRDGFEEFRVEDKCDCDDDNNPPKQPSPVMAPVEKKEGMLDKFGQALEQSTGIKLAGGALVAFFFVSEVSRLFPPRNLVPVP from the coding sequence ATGGCGGTAAGCATCAACATCAACGGGCTGACGCTCTGCCACAAGGGCAGCGGTGGCGTGACCCTCAACACCTTGCCGGACGTTTGCAAGACGCCCGACAAGGGCCTGCCGCTGCCGTATCGCAACGAGGCTTACTCCCGCGATCTGGTCAAAGGCACGACCAGTGTTTTCGCCGATGGCCACATGAGCATCGCGAAGTACGGCAGTCAGTTTCACAAAAGCGTCTACGACGAGGCCGGCAGCATGGGTGGCGTTGCCTCCGGCACCCACAAGGCCGAGGCCGAGTGGATCACCCACAGCTTCGACGTCTTCTTCGAAGGGAAGGCGGCCTGTCGCCTGACCGACAAGATGTTCATGAATCACCGCAACACGGTGAACATGGCCGGGCTCAAACAGCGCGATCTGCCGCAGTCGGATCAGGACTTCTATGACGAGCTCTGCCGCATGGCGTGCCAGTGTCTGTCGCAGAAGGGGTCGATGACCCAGGGGCAGACGTTCCAGGACTGTGTGCGCAAGAAGATCGACGAGGCGCATTACAACGGACGCTATCCGAAGCCAGACGCCAAGATGTGGCGGGAAGTGCCCTATGACCGGGGTTCCGGGTGGGACATGATTGGAAGCAAGTCAAATCCGGGGTTGCCGACGTCTAACTTCATTCGGCCCGACTCGCGACGGCTGGACGTGGTGCAGCTTGGTCAGGATGGGAAACCGACCAAGATCATCGATATGAAGTTTGGGGATGACCCACTTTCACGAGATGCGGGTCGGGACTACCGCGATATTGCAGACAGGCATACCGGGTCACGCGATGGCTTTGAGGAGTTTCGCGTGGAGGACAAGTGCGACTGCGACGATGACAACAATCCGCCAAAACAACCGTCCCCTGTGATGGCTCCGGTCGAGAAAAAAGAGGGCATGCTGGATAAGTTCGGCCAGGCGCTGGAGCAGTCCACCGGTATCAAGCTCGCTGGGGGAGCACTTGTAGCGTTCTTCTTCGTTT